One genomic window of Terriglobales bacterium includes the following:
- a CDS encoding carbohydrate porin, with protein sequence MGQLVHRSPRLHLKLRRSPAWMLAAVTLSLSAFAQEPKKGSGEAPAAQDRPVTVFRHPAKSRFWISGQINIIFQAHPSFQAQYSGANSLHARGENATSRLVTLYTGVQLTHTTEALFDVESTGGRGISDGLGVAGFTNLDVVRNAGLGATPYIARVMLRQVIPLSKERIEAGRDPLHLLPELPRRRLELRVGKFSMADFFDVNSIGSDSHLQFLNWTVDNNGGYDYAADTRGYTWGMMLEYDEGAWSARFAESLMPKVANGIDLDWDLRRARAENVELEVRKSLLHGRQGTWRFLSYVNHANMGSYREAVDAFLAGMDPVPNIGAHRRQRRVKYGFGLNAEQQLPKSFRLFGRFGWNEGKNESFAYTEVNQAFEFGGDVAGERWKRRHDRLGVAFVTNGISRDHQRYLALGGSGFQLGDGKLNYGRENIVEVYYTLHLWRGAFASFDLQHVNNPGYNRDRGPVIVPALRLHIDL encoded by the coding sequence ATGGGCCAGCTTGTCCATCGCTCGCCGCGGTTACACCTGAAGCTGCGCCGTTCTCCGGCGTGGATGCTGGCTGCGGTGACGCTGTCGCTTTCCGCCTTCGCCCAGGAGCCCAAGAAGGGCTCTGGGGAAGCGCCCGCCGCCCAGGACCGGCCCGTCACCGTCTTCCGCCACCCGGCCAAGTCGCGCTTCTGGATCTCGGGGCAGATTAACATCATCTTCCAGGCGCACCCCTCGTTCCAGGCGCAGTACAGCGGGGCCAACAGCCTGCACGCACGCGGCGAGAACGCCACCTCGCGCCTCGTCACTCTCTACACCGGGGTGCAACTCACCCACACCACCGAGGCCCTCTTCGACGTCGAGAGCACGGGCGGGCGCGGCATCAGCGACGGCCTGGGCGTGGCCGGCTTCACCAACCTGGACGTGGTGCGCAACGCCGGCCTGGGCGCTACGCCTTACATCGCCCGCGTCATGTTGCGCCAGGTCATTCCCCTGAGTAAGGAGAGGATCGAGGCCGGGCGCGATCCTCTGCACCTGCTGCCCGAGCTGCCCCGGCGCCGCCTGGAGTTGCGCGTGGGCAAGTTCAGCATGGCCGACTTCTTCGACGTAAACTCCATCGGCAGCGATAGCCACCTGCAGTTCCTCAACTGGACGGTGGACAACAACGGCGGCTACGACTACGCCGCCGACACCCGCGGCTACACCTGGGGCATGATGTTGGAGTACGACGAAGGCGCGTGGAGCGCGCGCTTCGCCGAAAGCTTAATGCCTAAGGTGGCCAACGGCATCGACCTCGACTGGGACCTGCGGCGGGCGCGCGCCGAAAACGTGGAGCTGGAAGTCCGCAAGAGCCTGCTGCACGGGCGCCAGGGCACGTGGCGCTTCCTCTCCTACGTCAATCACGCCAATATGGGCAGCTACCGCGAGGCCGTGGACGCCTTCCTCGCCGGCATGGATCCGGTTCCCAACATCGGCGCCCACCGCCGCCAGCGCCGGGTGAAGTACGGCTTCGGGCTCAACGCCGAGCAGCAGCTGCCCAAGAGCTTCCGCCTCTTCGGACGCTTCGGCTGGAACGAGGGCAAGAACGAGTCTTTTGCGTATACCGAGGTGAACCAGGCCTTCGAGTTTGGGGGCGACGTCGCAGGGGAGCGCTGGAAGCGCCGCCACGACCGCTTGGGCGTGGCCTTCGTCACCAACGGCATCTCGCGCGACCACCAGCGCTACCTGGCACTGGGCGGGTCGGGTTTCCAGCTGGGCGACGGCAAGCTCAACTACGGGCGGGAGAACATCGTCGAGGTCTACTACACCCTGCATCTGTGGCGCGGCGCCTTTGCCTCCTTCGACCTGCAGCACGTCAACAACCCCGGCTACAACCGCGACCGCGGCCCGGTGATCGTCCCCGCCTTGCGGTTGCACATCGACCTGTAG
- a CDS encoding PepSY-like domain-containing protein — protein MNLKGKLMIAFLVAGLATVSVVLAQEKKIKREDLPPAVEKTVAEQSKGATIKGFAKEVEKGKTYYEVELTVSGHGKDISMDKNGKIVEVEEEVSLDSLSPAIKEGLVKAAGAGKLDKVESLTKDGRLVAYEAVVKTGTKRSEIQIGPDGKKLAHQE, from the coding sequence ATGAATCTGAAAGGTAAACTCATGATTGCGTTTCTCGTGGCTGGACTGGCTACCGTGTCAGTCGTCCTGGCACAAGAGAAGAAAATCAAGAGAGAGGATCTTCCTCCCGCCGTCGAGAAGACTGTTGCGGAACAAAGTAAGGGGGCAACCATCAAGGGATTTGCGAAGGAAGTGGAGAAAGGCAAGACCTATTATGAGGTGGAACTAACAGTCAGCGGGCATGGAAAAGATATCTCCATGGATAAGAATGGCAAGATCGTCGAGGTCGAGGAGGAAGTCTCTCTGGATTCGCTTTCCCCCGCCATTAAAGAGGGGCTCGTGAAAGCCGCCGGGGCCGGAAAACTCGACAAAGTGGAATCGCTGACGAAGGATGGAAGACTTGTTGCTTACGAAGCCGTGGTGAAAACGGGAACCAAGCGCTCTGAGATACAAATCGGTCCAGACGGAAAGAAACTGGCCCACCAGGAATGA